The Brachionichthys hirsutus isolate HB-005 chromosome 1, CSIRO-AGI_Bhir_v1, whole genome shotgun sequence genome has a window encoding:
- the stk33 gene encoding LOW QUALITY PROTEIN: serine/threonine-protein kinase 33 (The sequence of the model RefSeq protein was modified relative to this genomic sequence to represent the inferred CDS: inserted 1 base in 1 codon), producing the protein MIKVPLRTGRDAPKRSVPLIRLGDKADLEEIYKFGRKLGQGSFGVVYEATHIERQTQWAIKEVCRPAAGSSKVKMLEHEINILAQVNHAHIIHLQEVYCTAKMTYLVTELCAGGELKQLLRRKKFFTEDEARHIVRSLADAVVYLHKRNIIHRDLKLENILVENPDEDDNPKINIKLTDFGLSVQTQGVGIESIMTEACGTLIYMAPEMVSGRGYSQWCDVWSLGIIMYMLLCGETPFVSKTKANLLKEIRNKEFQFTQNIWNTVSDAAKQLLVCLLKVDPAYRISANQLLENPWITGDTNVPAVPCNVLEMMRRHLEQEDRAQSLKRVSPTPEDTTAPYPVPEADSPQTATGCSGGPAQRGRSVQHDECTSSKARQPPPTQPHAGVKPSNQLSAKQRRPREXKEGSAGRKAAPCTGRGGNQRPSTSSKRRTDPNKPSSVSRTNTFSV; encoded by the exons ATGATCAAGGTTCCCCTCCGGACCGGCAGGGATGCTCCGAAGAGGAGCGTGCCTTTAATACGCCTGGGCGATAAGGCCGACCTTGAG GAAATCTATAAATTTGGCAGGAAATTGGGCCAAGGTAGCTTTGGAGTTGTTTATGAAGCCACCCACATTGAGAGACAGACGCAATGGGCCATAAAGGAGGTTTGCAGACCGGCG GCAGGAAGTTCGAAAGTCAAGATGCTGGAGCATGAAATTAACATTCTCGCACAAGTAAATCACGCTCATATAATACATCTCCAGGAGGTCTACTGTACGGCTAAG ATGACTTATCTGGTGACCGAGCTGTGTGCCGGAGGCGAACTGAAGCAGCTGCTGCGGCGGAAGAAGTTCTTTACCGAAGACGAGGCCAGGCACATCGTCCGTAGCTTAGCCGACGCCGTGGTCTACCTCCATAAAAGAA ATATTATTCACCGGGACTTGAAACTTGAGAACATTCTTGTGGAAAATCCAGACGAGGACGATAATCCCAAGATTAACATCAAG CTGACAGACTTCGGATTATCGGTGCAGACACAAGGTGTTGGGATTGAGAGCATCATGACGGAGGCATGCGGGACTCTTATCTATATGG CGCCTGAAATGGTGAGCGGTCGTGGATACAGCCAGTGGTGTGACGTTTGGAGCTTAGGAATCATCATGTATATGTT gctGTGTGGGGAGACCCCGTTTGTGtcgaaaacaaaagcaaacctGCTAAAGGAGATCAGGAATAAAGAGTTTCAGTTCACTCAAAACATCTGGAACACAGTCAGTGATGCAG CAAAGCAACTCCTGGTTTGCCTCCTGAAGGTGGACCCCGCCTACCGCATCTCTGCTAATCAGCTGCTAGAAAACCCCTGGATCACA GGTGACACTAATGTGCCTGCTGTTCCCTGCAATGTGCTGGAGATGATGCGTCGCCACCTGGAGCAGGAAGATA GGGCGCAGTCTCTGAAACGCGTCTCCCCCACCCCCGAGGACACGACGGccccgtacccggtccccgagGCGGATTCACCGCAAACCGCTACTGGGTGCAGCGGGGGCCCCGCTCAG AGAGGTCGCAGCGTTCAACACGACGAGTGTACCTCCTCAAAGGCACGTCAGCCCCCCCCAACGCAG CCGCACGCTGGCGTGAAACCGTCCAATCAGCTGAGTGCAAAGCAGCGAAGGCCTcggg agaaggagggcaGCGCAGGACGGAAAGCAGCGCCCTGCACCGGAAGGGGAGGCAACCAGAGACCATCGACCTCCAGTAAACGTAGGACTGACCCCAACAAACCATCCTCTGTCTCTAGGACCAACACCTTTTCAGTATGA